A region from the Lutra lutra chromosome 1, mLutLut1.2, whole genome shotgun sequence genome encodes:
- the LOC125099643 gene encoding P2Y purinoceptor 2-like isoform X1, whose protein sequence is METLDTNASRDQQVCKFSEDYKQIYLSLTYSVILILGLPLNGTVLWLSWRQTKPWSCATIYLVNLMIADLLYVLTLPFLIITYSLGDRWPFGELLCRLVRFLFYTNLYGSILLLTCISAHRFLGVCHPLRSLPYRSRRHALLGTATTWALVVLQLLPTLFFSHTDYIDGQMVCYDMTGPENFDQFFAYGMVLTLSGFALPSLVILVCYSLMVRSLIKPGETLRRTGNTARAKSIRTILLVCGLFTLCFVPFHITRSFYLTLRFLSSQDCQLLMVASMAYKIWRPLVSMSSCLNPVLYFLSVGNNRVRLFQELRHNKVGEQPAGAKGEKPRGGQIWVLTR, encoded by the coding sequence ATGGAGACGCTGGATACTAATGCCTCGAGGGACCAGCAAGTTTGCAAGTTCTCGGAGGACTATAAGCAAATCTACCTGTCCCTGACCTACAGTGTCATCCTCATACTAGGGCTACCCCTGAATGGCACAGTCTTGTGGCTCTCCTGGCGCCAAACCAAGCCTTGGAGCTGTGCCACCATCTACCTGGTGAACCTGATGATAGCTGACCTGCTTTACGTGCTGACGCTGCCCTTCCTCATCATCACCTACTCCCTGGGTGACAGGTGGCCCTTTGGGGAGCTGCTGTGCAGGCTGGTGCGCTTCCTGTTCTACACCAACCTTTACGGCAGCATCCTGCTATTGACCTGCATCTCTGCGCACCGCTTCCTGGGCGTGTGCCACCCGCTGCGCTCGCTGCCCTACAGGAGCCGCCGGCACGCCCTCCTGGGCACGGCCACCACCTGGGCCCTGGTGGTCCTCCAGCTACTGCCCACCCTCTTCTTCTCCCACACAGACTACATCGATGGCCAGATGGTCTGCTACGACATGACCGGCCCAGAGAATTTTGATCAGTTCTTTGCCTATGGCATGGTTCTGACACTGTCTGGCTTCGCCTTACCTTCGTTGGTCATCTTGGTGTGCTACTCGCTGATGGTGAGGAGCCTGATCAAGCCAGGAGAGACCCTCAGGAGGACAGGCAATACAGCCCGGGCCAAGTCCATCCGGACCATCTTGCTGGTGTGCGGCCTCTTCACCCTCTGCTTTGTCCCCTTCCACATCACACGTTCCTTCTACCTCACACTCCGCTTTCTATCTTCACAGGACTGCCAGCTCTTAATGGTGGCCAGCATGGCCTATAAGATATGGAGGCCTCTGGTGAGCATGAGCAGCTGCCTTAACCCAGTCCTGTACTTTCTATCGGTTGGGAATAACAGAGTCAGGCTCTTCCAGGAACTCAGGCATAATAAGGTGGGTGAGCAACCAGCTGGAGCCAAGGGAGAGAAACCCAGGGGTGGCCAGATCTGGGTACTGACAAGATGA
- the LOC125099643 gene encoding P2Y purinoceptor 2-like isoform X2 — METLDTNASRDQQVCKFSEDYKQIYLSLTYSVILILGLPLNGTVLWLSWRQTKPWSCATIYLVNLMIADLLYVLTLPFLIITYSLGDRWPFGELLCRLVRFLFYTNLYGSILLLTCISAHRFLGVCHPLRSLPYRSRRHALLGTATTWALVVLQLLPTLFFSHTDYIDGQMVCYDMTGPENFDQFFAYGMVLTLSGFALPSLVILVCYSLMVRSLIKPGETLRRTGNTARAKSIRTILLVCGLFTLCFVPFHITRSFYLTLRFLSSQDCQLLMVASMAYKIWRPLVSMSSCLNPVLYFLSVGNNRVRLFQELRHNKN; from the exons ATGGAGACGCTGGATACTAATGCCTCGAGGGACCAGCAAGTTTGCAAGTTCTCGGAGGACTATAAGCAAATCTACCTGTCCCTGACCTACAGTGTCATCCTCATACTAGGGCTACCCCTGAATGGCACAGTCTTGTGGCTCTCCTGGCGCCAAACCAAGCCTTGGAGCTGTGCCACCATCTACCTGGTGAACCTGATGATAGCTGACCTGCTTTACGTGCTGACGCTGCCCTTCCTCATCATCACCTACTCCCTGGGTGACAGGTGGCCCTTTGGGGAGCTGCTGTGCAGGCTGGTGCGCTTCCTGTTCTACACCAACCTTTACGGCAGCATCCTGCTATTGACCTGCATCTCTGCGCACCGCTTCCTGGGCGTGTGCCACCCGCTGCGCTCGCTGCCCTACAGGAGCCGCCGGCACGCCCTCCTGGGCACGGCCACCACCTGGGCCCTGGTGGTCCTCCAGCTACTGCCCACCCTCTTCTTCTCCCACACAGACTACATCGATGGCCAGATGGTCTGCTACGACATGACCGGCCCAGAGAATTTTGATCAGTTCTTTGCCTATGGCATGGTTCTGACACTGTCTGGCTTCGCCTTACCTTCGTTGGTCATCTTGGTGTGCTACTCGCTGATGGTGAGGAGCCTGATCAAGCCAGGAGAGACCCTCAGGAGGACAGGCAATACAGCCCGGGCCAAGTCCATCCGGACCATCTTGCTGGTGTGCGGCCTCTTCACCCTCTGCTTTGTCCCCTTCCACATCACACGTTCCTTCTACCTCACACTCCGCTTTCTATCTTCACAGGACTGCCAGCTCTTAATGGTGGCCAGCATGGCCTATAAGATATGGAGGCCTCTGGTGAGCATGAGCAGCTGCCTTAACCCAGTCCTGTACTTTCTATCGGTTGGGAATAACAGAGTCAGGCTCTTCCAGGAACTCAGGCATAATAAG AATTAG